The following are from one region of the Stigmatella ashevillena genome:
- a CDS encoding 3-hydroxyacyl-CoA dehydrogenase family protein — MATEHTEHIVVVGAGQMGAGIAQVALQTGLRVTLVDVSEEGLAKGASRIRAGLAKLVEKGKLDDARRKAAEANLATTPRLSEVQGVDFAVEAATENEELKKRIFKELDGVVKPGGVLATNTSSIPVTRMGAVTKRPESVIGMHFMNPVPVMQLVEIIRGAATSDETYEATRALAVRMGKTTVVSRDMPGFIVNRILIPMLNEACFALMEGLGTAEDIDTAMKLGTNQPMGPLQLADFIGLDTCLSIAEVLHKGLGDDKYRPCPLLRQYVDAGWYGKKNGRGFYKY; from the coding sequence ATGGCAACCGAGCACACCGAACACATCGTTGTCGTCGGAGCAGGGCAGATGGGCGCGGGCATCGCGCAGGTCGCGCTGCAAACGGGGCTGCGCGTCACGCTGGTGGATGTCTCCGAGGAGGGGCTCGCCAAGGGCGCCAGCCGCATCCGGGCAGGCCTGGCGAAGCTGGTGGAGAAGGGCAAGCTGGACGATGCCCGGCGCAAGGCCGCCGAGGCGAACCTGGCCACCACCCCCCGCCTCTCCGAGGTGCAGGGTGTGGACTTCGCCGTGGAGGCCGCGACGGAGAACGAGGAGCTCAAGAAGCGCATCTTCAAGGAGCTGGACGGGGTGGTGAAGCCGGGCGGCGTGCTGGCCACGAACACCTCGTCGATCCCCGTCACCCGCATGGGCGCGGTGACGAAGCGGCCCGAGTCGGTCATCGGCATGCACTTCATGAACCCGGTGCCGGTGATGCAACTCGTGGAGATCATCCGGGGCGCGGCAACCTCGGACGAGACCTATGAGGCGACGCGGGCCCTGGCCGTGCGGATGGGCAAGACGACGGTGGTGTCCCGGGACATGCCGGGCTTCATCGTCAACCGCATCCTCATCCCCATGCTGAACGAGGCGTGCTTCGCGCTGATGGAGGGGCTGGGGACGGCGGAGGACATCGACACGGCGATGAAGCTGGGCACCAACCAGCCCATGGGGCCGCTGCAACTGGCGGACTTCATCGGCCTGGACACGTGCCTGTCCATCGCCGAGGTGCTCCACAAGGGGCTGGGCGATGACAAGTACCGCCCGTGCCCGCTGCTGCGGCAATACGTGGACGCCGGCTGGTACGGCAAGAAGAACGGCCGCGGCTTCTACAAGTACTGA
- the apbC gene encoding iron-sulfur cluster carrier protein ApbC, whose product MSVTERDVLAAMSKVVDPELHVDLVKAGMVKDIRISGDAVKLKIELTTPACPMKGKIQADTEAALKAVPGLKSFELEWGAQVRATGGGVGQGQGQALLPGVKNIILVGAGKGGVGKSTVAVNLATGLAKHGAKVGLLDADFYGPSVPLMTGITEKPVSPDGKTLTPMSKYGLKIMSIGFLVEPDQALIWRGPMLHGALMQLVRDVNWGELDYLILDLPPGTGDVALSLSQSVRAAGAVLVTTPQDVALADVVRAKSMFDKVHIPVLGIVENMSQFICPNCSHATNIFHRGGGRKAAEMFHIPFLGEVPLELKVRESGDAGVPVVAGAPDSREAQAFLEIARNVAGRVSAQSVRSIPLPVMQAR is encoded by the coding sequence ATGAGCGTTACCGAGCGCGATGTCCTCGCGGCGATGTCCAAGGTGGTGGATCCCGAGCTGCACGTGGATCTGGTGAAGGCGGGGATGGTGAAGGACATCCGCATCAGTGGCGACGCGGTGAAACTGAAGATCGAGCTGACAACGCCCGCCTGTCCCATGAAGGGGAAGATCCAGGCGGACACCGAGGCGGCGCTCAAGGCGGTGCCCGGGCTGAAGTCCTTCGAGCTGGAGTGGGGCGCCCAGGTGCGCGCCACCGGCGGCGGCGTGGGGCAGGGGCAAGGCCAGGCGCTGCTGCCGGGCGTGAAGAACATCATCCTGGTGGGCGCGGGCAAGGGCGGGGTGGGCAAGAGCACCGTGGCGGTGAACCTGGCCACGGGGCTGGCCAAGCACGGCGCCAAGGTGGGCCTGCTGGACGCGGACTTCTACGGGCCCTCCGTCCCGCTGATGACGGGCATCACCGAGAAGCCGGTGAGCCCGGACGGCAAGACGCTCACCCCCATGAGCAAGTACGGCCTGAAGATCATGTCCATCGGCTTCCTCGTGGAGCCGGACCAGGCGCTCATCTGGCGAGGCCCCATGCTGCACGGCGCGCTGATGCAGCTCGTGAGGGACGTGAACTGGGGCGAGCTGGACTACCTCATCCTGGATCTGCCGCCGGGCACGGGCGACGTGGCGCTGTCGCTCTCCCAGTCGGTCCGGGCCGCCGGGGCGGTGCTCGTGACGACGCCGCAGGACGTGGCGCTGGCCGACGTGGTGCGCGCCAAGAGCATGTTCGACAAGGTCCACATTCCGGTGCTCGGCATCGTGGAGAACATGAGCCAGTTCATCTGCCCGAACTGCTCCCACGCGACGAACATCTTCCACCGGGGCGGGGGCCGCAAGGCGGCGGAGATGTTCCACATCCCGTTCCTGGGCGAGGTGCCGCTGGAGCTGAAGGTGCGCGAGTCCGGGGACGCAGGGGTGCCGGTGGTCGCCGGAGCGCCGGACAGCCGCGAGGCCCAGGCGTTCCTGGAGATTGCACGCAACGTGGCCGGCCGTGTCTCCGCGCAGAGTGTCCGCTCGATTCCGCTGCCGGTGATGCAAGCCCGTTGA
- a CDS encoding enoyl-CoA hydratase-related protein, translating into MAYDNIRLEKQGAIATLTIDRPKALNALNTQTFLEMESALLSLGTDTRVLIVTGGGEKAFVAGADIAEMATITSSQAREFSALGQRVMGLLEQRPFPTIAAVNGFALGGGCELALACDLIYASEKAKLGVPETTLGVIPGFGGTQRLTRVVGKMRAKELVFTGSHVTAAQAKEYGLVLDVLPPEKLMEHCLAVAGKLIKNGPLALAQAKRVIEFGADQDLRSANELESQGFGVLFGSEDQREGMKAFLEKRPAAFAGK; encoded by the coding sequence ATGGCCTACGACAACATCCGGCTGGAGAAACAGGGCGCGATCGCGACGCTCACGATCGACCGGCCCAAGGCGCTCAACGCGCTCAACACCCAGACGTTCCTCGAAATGGAATCCGCGCTCCTGTCGCTGGGAACGGACACCCGCGTGCTGATCGTCACCGGCGGGGGCGAGAAGGCCTTCGTGGCGGGCGCGGACATCGCCGAGATGGCCACCATCACCTCGTCCCAGGCCCGCGAGTTCTCCGCGCTGGGACAGCGGGTCATGGGGCTGCTGGAGCAGCGTCCCTTTCCCACCATCGCGGCGGTGAACGGCTTCGCGCTCGGCGGGGGCTGCGAGCTGGCCCTGGCGTGCGATCTCATCTACGCCTCGGAGAAGGCGAAGCTGGGCGTGCCTGAGACGACGCTCGGCGTCATCCCCGGCTTCGGCGGCACGCAGCGGCTCACCCGGGTGGTGGGGAAGATGCGCGCCAAGGAACTCGTCTTCACGGGCAGTCACGTGACGGCGGCCCAGGCCAAGGAGTACGGGCTGGTGCTGGACGTGCTGCCTCCGGAGAAGCTGATGGAGCACTGCCTCGCAGTGGCCGGGAAGCTCATCAAGAATGGCCCCCTGGCGCTCGCCCAGGCCAAGCGCGTCATCGAGTTCGGCGCGGACCAGGACCTGCGCTCGGCCAACGAGCTGGAGAGCCAGGGCTTCGGCGTCCTCTTCGGCTCCGAGGACCAGCGCGAGGGCATGAAGGCCTTCCTCGAGAAGCGCCCCGCCGCCTTCGCGGGCAAGTAG